The following are encoded together in the Zingiber officinale cultivar Zhangliang chromosome 8A, Zo_v1.1, whole genome shotgun sequence genome:
- the LOC122008364 gene encoding noroxomaritidine/norcraugsodine reductase-like isoform X2, translating into MSSDQEHTPIDTNRWSLAGTTALVTGGSKGIGYAIVEELARLGSAVHTCARSEADLKKCLQKWLGSKLKVTGSVCDVSSPSEREKLMATVKSQFDGKLNILVNNAGTGVLKPTVEQTLEDFKLVISTNLESAFHLSQLAYPLLRACGVGSIVFITSICGFIALDDLSVYASTKGAMNQLTRNLACEWAKDNIRTNSVAPGYIRTPLIDPLVQDEEFVARENHRVPLGRLGEPEDVAGVVAFLCLPPSCYVNGQVIVVDGGRIVNGNH; encoded by the exons ATGAGCAGCGACCAAGAACACACTCCTATTGACACAAACAGATGGTCTCTCGCCGGGACGACTGCTCTGGTCACCGGAGGCTCCAAGGGAATCGG GTATGCGATCGTCGAGGAGCTCGCCAGACTTGGATCGGCGGTGCACACTTGCGCCCGCAGCGAAGCAGATCTGAAGAAGTGCCTGCAGAAATGGCTCGGTTCCAAGCTCAAAGTCACTGGATCTGTCTGCGACGTTTCGTCCCCGAGCGAGAGAGAGAAGCTCATGGCGACGGTGAAGTCCCAATTCGACGGGAAGCTCAACATTTTG GTTAACAATGCAGGGACGGGGGTCCTCAAACCGACGGTGGAGCAAACCCTGGAGGATTTCAAGCTCGTGATCAGCACAAACCTGGAATCGGCATTCCACTTGAGCCAACTCGCTTACCCTCTCCTTAGGGCTTGTGGAGTAGGCAGTATTGTGTTCATCACCTCCATTTGTGGCTTCATTGCACTGGATGATTTGTCTGTGTATGCATCAACCAAAG GAGCAATGAATCAACTCACTAGAAATCTTGCTTGTGAATGGGCCAAAGATAACATCAGAACAAACAGTGTAGCTCCAGGGTACATCAGAACACCGCTCATTGACCCT TTGGTGCAAGACGAGGAATTTGTGGCGAGGGAGAATCATCGCGTGCCTCTTGGGCGTTTGGGGGAGCCGGAGGATGTGGCCGGCGTCGTGGCCTTCCTTTGCCTCCCTCCTTCTTGCTACGTGAATGGTCAGGTTATTGTCGTCGACGGAGGCAGAATTGTCAACGGAAATCACTAA